The following proteins are co-located in the Malassezia restricta chromosome II, complete sequence genome:
- a CDS encoding kynurenine aminotransferase, with protein sequence MTLRVRYVYQSLRTMSTVASQPSRFLTKPSSRMYEELHRGTDVWTIFNPANFPGAVNLGQGFMNWKPPSQVLEQMQKEMVTRTELHHYSPARGRPRLLQALSDTYSRSFHKPPTGDSVTQGLVEYDAQGLPVQRPVSDVSLDASSEIVVTAGANEAMFSVTTAFLEEGDEVILFEPFFDQYVCETSFNGGVPVYVQMVPPPPGKRVVSGNDWKFDWAKLEEKLSSPKAKALFLNTPHNPIGKVCTLEELRRLAQLCIKYDILVISDEVYDCLTYDGHEHIRIASISGMWERTVTIGSAGKSFSCTGWRVGWAMGPAHLITPTLAAHVRITFCVNSLATEGTAMAFEAASTNGFFEQQRNEYQARRKELTDVLDHLGLTYTMPHGSYFVLVDASNIRIPDDFDLPEQVRRKPRDYHVCWFVGKVCDVVAIPVTAFCSEEGIAMGERFIRFAFCKDGQMTEAGRRLQTVRAPRRLTPASRLYVIRGLCLRVAPQLCNPWTEILPHIYRAMSLFRAHELTPTHVRCLA encoded by the coding sequence ATGACTCTACGCGTTCGGTACGTTTATCAATCACTCCGAACCATGAGTACTGTGGCGAGTCAGCCTTCTCGGTTTCTCACGAAAccatcgtcgcgcatgtACGAGGAGCTGCATCGCGGCACGGATGTGTGGACGATATTCAACCCCGCGAATTTTCCTGGTGCCGTGAATCTGGGCCAGGGCTTTATGAACTGGAAGCCGCCTTCGCAGGTGCTGGAACAGATGCAAAAAGAGATGGTGACTCGAACAGAGCTGCACCACTATTCGCCGGCGCGTGGTCGGCCGCGCCTCTTGCAAGCTCTGAGTGATACGTACTCGCGCAGCTTTCACAAGCCCCCGACAGGCGACAGCGTAACACAGGGTCTCGTGGAGTACGATGCCCAGGGCTTGCCCGTGCAGCGTCCTGTGAGTGATGTGAGTTTGGATGCATCGAGCGAGATTGTCGTCACGGCCGGTGCAAATGAGGCCATGTTCTCCGTGACAACGGCGTTTCTGGAAGAGGGTGACGAGGTGATTCTATTCGAGCCATTCTTCGATCAATACGTGTGTGAGACGAGTTTCAATGGTGGCGTACCTGTCTATGTCCAGATggtgccgccgccgccaggGAAGCGCGTCGTCTCTGGCAACGACTGGAAGTTCGATTGGGCCAAGCTGGAGGAGAAGCTCTCGAGTCCCAAGGCCAAAGCGCTCTTCCTCAACACGCCTCACAACCCGATTGGCAAAGTGTGCacgctcgaggagctcCGGCGCCTGGCACAATTATGCATCAAATACGACATCCTCGTCATTTCCGACGAAGTATATGACTGCCTCACGTACGACGGCCACGAGCATATCCGCATAGCCTCGATATCTGGCATGTGGGAGCGGACCGTGACCATTGGCAGTGCAGGCAAATCGTTCTCGTGCACGGGATGGCGCGTTGGCTGGGCAATGGGACCTGCCCACCTCATTACTCCGACGCTtgcggcgcacgtccgcATCACATTCTGTGTGAACTCGCTAGCAACAGAAGGCACCGCTATGGCCTTTGAGGCTGCGAGTACGAACGGCTTTTTCGAACAGCAGCGCAACGAGTACCAAGCCCGCCGGAAGGAGCTCACCGATGTGCTTGACCATCTCGGACTGACGTACACGATGCCACATGGCAGCTACTTTGTTCTGGTGGATGCATCCAATATACGCATTCCCGACGACTTCGACCTGCCTGAGCAAGTCCGACGTAAACCACGAGATTACCACGTCTGTTGGTTCGTGGGAAAGGTATGTGATGTGGTAGCGATTCCCGTCACAGCATTTTGCTCGGAAGAAGGGATCGCGATGGGCGAGCGATTCATCCGCTTTGCCTTTTGTAAAGACGGCCAAATGACGGAGGCAGGACGCCGCCTCCAAACAGTACGTGCCCCAAGGAGGCTGACCCCAGCTTCGCGACTATATGTAATTCGCGGCCTTTGCTTACGTGTAGCGCCACAGCTGTGCAATCCCTGGACAGAAATTTTGCCCCACATTTATAGAGCCATGTCACTCTTCCGCGCACACGAACTCACACCAACCCATGTCAGATGCTTGGCATGA
- a CDS encoding serine/threonine-protein phosphatase: MEAGSPHQSARMYDAGPKFPLHAEIHGVDSAPLSVAGDSSPYVNGSESAASSGDARRKHVGETLPPNVHVIHGPGGRIVCVSDIRGHVQRLNEIAAETRASVILHTGDFGFYTQDSIERMGDRTLRHVVQHSPLLSTKLRSVLLDSSDARDTHPPLTNGPVPTTLRQMLADHRREAVLSEFPQLLSGQISLKVPVFTVYGACEDVHIVERVRSGEYQVPNLHLMDESTTHAIDVGSLRLRLLGLGGAIVPHKLFDHGSAPGTMAGGHGTMWTTMLQLGELFESAQHVYDPAEVRILVSYGAPGRDVLIDQLAHAVHADFTISGSLHLRHAMSYNDAGVYGSLEMYRTKMAQSKDRLQDIWHAVRTQVEAAIEPSQRALLTHALHVALHVPSTLASSAPSSKDDAFKNMWHWNLPDAHFGSLVLNVSQGRISSELRSQDLGFMSRRRRGSTPSVKVSLPAPAPPPGRASPPNASAAATLFLGHLGDVHPVTEQEIHAFFGDHARNIVQVHFFPDRDRRGHDKEEPRMRNFVHVTFQSEETAREALESHQGQTIKNTNVVPTLERLERSRTKSRAPPKSEESRGRSRNGRRGRGGRGGRGRNTNAANASEAPPAAAPQASTASE; the protein is encoded by the coding sequence ATGGAGGCAGGAAGTCCTCATCAATCTGCCCGCATGTACGATGCAGGCCCCAAATTTCCCCTACATGCTGAGATCCACGGCGTAGATTCAGCGCCGCTCTCAGTAGCAGGTGATTCCTCGCCATACGTGAATGGCAGCGAGTCAGCTGCGTCGAgtggcgacgcgcgtcgtaAACATGTGGGCGAGACCCTTCCACCTAATGTGCATGTGATTCACGGACCAGGTGGCCGCATTGTGTGTGTGTCAGATATTCGAGGCCATGTACAGCGTCTCAACGAAATTGCGGCAGAGACGCGCGCATCTGTGATTCTTCACACTGGTGATTTTGGTTTCTACACACAGGATAGTATCGAGCGTATGGGTGACCGCACGCTCCGTCATGTGGTGCAACATTCGCCACTGCTCTCTACGAAGCTGCGCTCGGTTCTACTCGATagcagcgatgcacgcgaCACACATCCGCCACTGACGAATGGCCCAGTGCCCACGACGCTGCGACAGATGCTGGCTGACCACCGCCGCGAGGCTGTTCTGTCGGAGTTTCCACAGCTGCTCTCAGGACAGATCTCGCTCAAAGTCCCTGTATTTACCGTGTACGGTGCATGTGAGGACGTGCATATCGTAGAACGCGTTCGGAGCGGCGAATATCAAGTGCCGAATCTGCATTTGATGGATGAAAGTACGACgcatgccatcgacgtTGGCTCGTTGCGGCTTCGTCTTCTGGGTTTGGGAGGTGCTATTGTGCCCCACAAGCTATTCGATCACGGATCGGCGCCTGGGACCATGGCCGGTGGACATGGCACAATGTGGACAACCATGCTCCAGCTGGGTGAGCTGTTTGAGAGTGCACAGCACGTGTATGACCCAGCTGAGGTGCGAATCCTTGTTTCGTACGGTGCGCCAGGCCGTGACGTGCTGATTGACCAGCTGGCTCACGCTGTGCATGCCGATTTTACTATCAGTGGCAGTCTGCATTTGCGGCATGCTATGAGCTACAATGATGCGGGCGTGTACGGATCGCTCGAGATGTACCGCACCAAAATGGCTCAGTCGAAGGATCGGCTCCAGGACATATGGCATGCTGTGCGCACGCAAGTTGAAGCGGCTATTGAGCCTTCGCAGCGTGCACTGTTGACTCATGCACTGCATGTagcgctgcatgtgccaTCGACACTGGCCTCTTCAGCGCCTTCGTCTAAGGACGATGCATTTAAAAATATGTGGCATTGGAACCTGCCCGATGCGCATTTTGGCTCCCTTGTCCTGAACGTGTCACAGGGACGCATCTCGTCTGAACTTCGCAGCCAGGACCTGGGATTCAtgtcgcgccgccgccgcggtTCGACGCCATCTGTTAAAGTATCACTGCCTGCACCGGCACCACCGCCGggtcgtgcgtcgccgccgaATGCCTCGGCGGCAGCCACACTCTTCCTCGGTCATCTGGGCGATGTTCACCCCGTCACCGAGCAAGAGATCCACGCATTCTTTGGCGATCATGCGCGCAACATTGTACAGGTGCACTTTTTCCCGGATCGCGATCGCCGCGGCCATGATAAGGAAGAGCCGCGGATGCGCAACTTTGTGCATGTCACTTTCCAGAGCGAGGAGACGGCCAGGGAAGCTCTTGAGAGTCACCAGGGCCAGACAATCAAGAATACCAATGTCGTTCCtacgctcgagcgccttgagcgcTCTCGGACAAAGTCGCGTGCCCCACCAAAGAGTGAAGAAAGCCGAGGTCGCTCGCGCAACGGTCgccgtggccgtggcggccgtggcggccgcGGACGCAATACGAACGCTGCGAATGCATCTGAAGCGCCTCCAGCGGCAGCACCACAGGCGTCCACTGCTTCCGAGTAG
- a CDS encoding sorting nexin — protein MSDAWHDAPSASLLKDKAPRLDAASMHRRRRPRVKSHSRSQSSRRARPNKVSRDNATTDRRRSYADVQRSKADNAVGIRFEKAPPAYDRFVYHAEARRPRRPHSREIKSRRHKRPAARSASERHEAGTHEAVRHERRRSRHSMATVSHPTERPQRRRSRRPKSSADPDGRSTRSPTTSATEKRTERSKRSIMVPSQSLADEPVFQDGLTGPPSDADDTQAISQPSLINTPAYRLSFLGGLSVFRSDPVKQHRKFDEKQRKKQLKEQALQARKEAQDQRAAEKEKLAQKRKVAALVEQQKRDAAKARRKQEKEDKQNAAQTARQAKASEAFMLAQQRERERELSELGRKQRRLMSITPFRPRDPTRSGPRLAPLQRHLLVKTLVMMQMQTEWQSLARRGMIGLYGYPFVFGTASPERHKWTSMWQRQRVHEPHRMFAPTEEPLILRHLFHVHMRPFPGLSSAPPSFWQNRVQCLIDEFVTHALSTSRERTQLVPTHILSLIATQYLGLFFARGIGVRGADELRGPGWGDPGTESWGVGKQWGAGTVKRGLARPYELTKDDVDLIDSLYDGEDLVAWQAAGRESKRVQSDFSAFKEKIIEQEDGLDEMVGYLSISNVHNLPQELQNTAEGLRIHVTLMVRWLLVDSPLADTIFETVRIIHSMFPYWAVRQALSVASAKHMVQLLLTIFLAQPVGSDSLLQRIVVYTFTRECSALDASVIEPIRRELPDVVLVNKLEKYARERTSEDVAHMEEDADQTGNDILTTILLSNWDPLLDITTQDHVLAMQKAYMASPFRANLDLAYPSSTPQGQSQPATPPWETETSASSMADAREFALLKLYLRSLLQKHDRQRMAKWFSSSLFVQFIKDLLQHVFYRGLQAASKSSDLGGRLHDFQKLVEDLIDVRRHTDNGVEHWMGLAHRHHEFIYFFVHELAPVMGPVWSWCQETLDYMSLSTSDPQRPGDRRAQDIELNPDEMLEDARLTEEDTEEIVRELNDIACYSRWSKIRRELDFRRLFLKTRASNSEMRMSRAMQQDMEDLDGLMSELLQKEKVPIDDGTCDDVRGTERSSMPWAYFDTVDPLGQSLMAEPELPFKCKVSRVGPRPPSLFYIRKLLPMFREVLIAEVPDWLDPELNGPPQPTPKNIKLSSIKLLRKTSK, from the coding sequence ATGTCAGATGCTTGGCATGATGCACCGAGTGCATCATTGCTCAAAGACAAGGCACCGCGATTGGATgctgcatcgatgcatcgaCGTAGGCGTCCTCGCGTGAAGAGCCATAGCCGCTCACAATCGAGCCGTCGCGCCCGCCCCAACAAAGTTTCGAGAGACAACGCGACCACAGACCGCCGTCGCTCTTATGCAGACGTACAGAGAAGTAAAGCAGACAACGCTGTGGGTATCCGATTCGAGAAGGCTCCCCCCGCGTATGACCGTTTCGTGTATCATGCTGAGGCCCGACGTCCTCGGCGTCCTCATTCGCGCGAGATCAAGTCTCGTCGTCATAAACGCCCAGCAGCCCGCTCTGCGAGCGAACGTCATGAGGCAGGGACTCATGAAGCCGTGCGCCATGAGCGCCGTCGTTCGCGCCATAGCATGGCAACGGTCTCGCACCCCACAGAACGTCCTCAACGTCGCCGCAGTCGGCGACCAAAGAGCTCAGCGGATCCGGATGGCCGGTCGACACGCTCCCCTACCACTTCTGCTACAGAAAAGCGTACGGAACGCTCCAAGCGCTCGATCATGGTGCCGTCACAATCCCTGGCTGATGAGCCGGTATTCCAAGATGGCTTGACAGGGCCGCCTAGTGACGCCGATGATACCCAAGCGATATCACAACCATCTCTTATAAATACACCAGCCTATCGCCTGTCTTTTCTCGGCGGACTCTCTGTGTTTCGAAGCGATCCAGTCAAGCAACATCGGAAATTTGATGAAAAACAGCGCAAAAAGCAGCTCAAAGAACAAGCGCTCCAGGCGCGAAAGGAGGCGCAGGACCAAAGGGCTGCTGAGAAAGAAAAACTCGCCCAGAAACGCAAAGTTGCCGCGTTGGTAGAGCAGCAAAAGCGTGATGCTGCCAAGGCGCGGCGTAAGCAGGAAAAGGAGGACAAGCAAAACGCAGCCCAAACGGCGAGGCAAGCCAAGGCGAGCGAGGCATTTATGCTAGCACAGCAGCGTgaacgcgagcgcgagTTGTCCGAGCTGGGTCGCAAACAGCGTCGTCTCATGTCTATTACGCCGTTTCGTCCTCGGGATCCGACGCGGTCGGGTCCGAGACTGGCTCCTCTCCAGCGTCATCTTCTTGTCAAGACCCTCGTCATGATGCAGATGCAGACAGAGTGGCAGAGTCTGGCTCGGCGTGGTATGATCGGACTTTATGGGTACCCCTTTGTTTTTGGCACAGCGAGCCCGGAGCGACACAAGTGGACCTCTATGTGGCAGAGGCAACGCGTACATGAGCCACATCGAATGTTTGCTCCCACGGAAGAGCCGCTGATTCTGCGGCATCTGTTCCATGTGCACATGCGCCCATTCCCAGGCTTATCGAGTGCGCCTCCGTCGTTTTGGCAGAACCGTGTTCAGTGCCTGATAGACGAGTTTGTGACGCACGCTTTATCGACGTCGCGTGAACGCACTCAGCTTGTCCCGACACATATCTTGTCGCTCATCGCTACGCAATACCTTGGGCTGTTTTTCGCGCGTGGTATcggtgtgcgtggcgcCGATGAGCTGCGTGGTCCAGGGTGGGGGGACCCTGGCACGGAATCGTGGGGCGTCGGTAAGCAGTGGGGTGCAGGCACCGTCAAGCGCGGACTCGCGCGGCCGTATGAGCTGACGAAAGATGACGTGGACCTGATTGACTCGTTGTATGACGGTGAGGATCTGGTGGCGTGGCAGGCAGCCGGGCGTGAATCGAAACGGGTGCAGAGCGACTTTTCCGCCTTTAAGGAAAAAATCATTGAGCAGGAAGATGGCCTCGACGAGATGGTGGGATACCTGAGTATCAGCAACGTCCATAATCTGCCCCAAGAACTGCAGAACACGGCTGAAGGGCTGCGTATTCATGTCACACTCATGGTGCGCTGGCTGTTGGTGGATTCGCCGCTGGCCGATACGATCTTCGAGACTGTGCGCATCATTCACAGCATGTTTCCGTACTGGGCTGTGCGTCAGGCGCTGTCTGTGGCTAGTGCGAAACATATGGTCCAGCTCCTGCTCACAATATTTCTGGCGCAGCCTGTCGGCTCCGACTCGCTGCTTCAGCGGATCGTGGTATACACATTCACGCGTGAGTGCTCGGCGTTGGACGCATCGGTGATAGAGCCGATCCGCCGTGAATTGCCCGACGTGGTGCTTGTGAACAAGCTCGAAAAGTATGCACGCGAACGCACATCGGAAGACGTTGCGCACATGGAAGAGGATGCGGACCAGACGGGCAACGACATTCTCACGACAATCCTGCTGTCGAACTGGGATCCACTATTGGATATAACAACGCAGGATCATGTGCTGGCCATGCAAAAGGCTTATATGGCCTCGCCATTCCGTGCCAATCTGGACCTGGCATACCCATCTTCAACACCACAGGGCCAGTCCCAGCCTGCGACGCCGCCTTGGGAGACTGAAACTTCGGCGAGTAGTATGGCGGATGCTCGTGAATTTGCGCTACTTAAGCTGTacttgcgcagcttgcTACAGAAGCACGACCGTCAGCGCATGGCCAAATGGTTCAGCTCGAGTCTCTTTGTCCAGTTCATCAAGGActtgctgcagcatgtctTTTACCGTGGTCTACAGGCCGCATCCAAGTCATCTGACCTGGGAGGTCGTCTGCACGATTTCCAGAAGTTGGTCGAGGACTTGATCGACGTGCGACGCCACACAGACAATGGCGTGGAGCACTGGATGGGCCTGGCTCACAGACACCACGAGTTCATCTACTTTTtcgtccacgagctggCACCTGTCATGGGCCCAGTATGGTCCTGGTGCCAAGAGACGCTCGACTATATGTCTCTGTCGACGAGTGATCCACAGCGCCCAGGCGACCGGCGTGCACAGGACATTGAGTTGAACCCAGACGAGATGCTGGAAGACGCACGCCTGACCGAGGAGGACACGGAGGAGATTGTCCGCGAACTGAACGATATCGCCTGCTACAGCCGCTGGAGTAAGATCCGTCGAGAGCTTGACTTTCGTCGCCTGTTTTTAaagacgcgcgcgagcaACTCTGagatgcgcatgtcgaGGGCGATGCAGCAAGACATGGAGGATCTGGACGGCCTGATGAGTGAGCTGCTCCAAAAAGAAAAGGTGCCCATCGACGATGGCACTTGCGACGATGTTCGCGGCACGGAGCGAAGCTCGATGCCCTGGGCGTACTTTGACACCGTCGATCCTCTGGGTCAGTCCCTTATGGCCGAGCCTGAATTACCCTTCAAGTGTAAGGTATCGCGCGTGGGTCCCCGTCCGCCATCGCTGTTCTACATTCGGAAACTTCTGCCCATGTTCCGAGAGGTGCTCATTGCCGAAGTGCCCGACTGGCTCGATCCTGAGCTCAACGGCCCACCGCAGCCGACACCAAAGAACATCAAGCTCTCGTCTATCAAGTTGCTTCGCAAGACAAGCAAGTAG
- a CDS encoding translation initiation factor 5B, with protein MGKKKGSRRDEDDPFADLGEDVSQNNEKAAQESEIPAEKEEEPAVEPQTGAPNDHQDPSKEAEAPVEVPRILTKKEKERLKKEREKEKKKAQAAQKKAVQQKQAPAEQEDTKEATATEESNMPATEEQDEEEEGDGAEAPTSAADKKKKKKKKKAAEPAPAPRKAPNAAIAALQARLAAQKKAEEEERAREEERLRLIEEEERKEREEEERKEAERIRRKEKEKAKREQLRKEGKLLTPKQKAELKIAEARKAALLASGNISIAAKQGTDSEKPRRPTHDKKKKPQKKEPEPETAKEPAVEPAEEAAKEAEVDKVQPESNDDDAVKDDWDAESDNVKDDWEEESEEEPEPSKEPANEPAEQPSKEPAKEPVGKAPTKTASEAHESSDSDEDGSDDDEDMSTAQRMALDRRHTAEQRRKERTEKALAERSADNLRSPICCILGHVDTGKTKLLDKVRQTSVQEGEAGGITQQIGATYFPVEALREKTMVLNKGNFDFKVPGLLIIDTPGHESFTNLRSRGSSLCNIAILVVDIMHGLEAQTLESIRLLRDRKTPFIVALNKVDRLYDWKPTPNNAFQDSLAQQPVHTQKEFEERASKVMLAFAEQGLNAELYYKNKSMGRYVSLVPTSALSGEGVPDMLQLLVSLTQTRMSQSLMYLSELECTVLEVKVVEGLGTTIDVVLSNGVLRESDKIVVCGLNGPIVTQVRALLTPQPLKELRVRSSYVHHKEVRASLGVKIAAPDLDKAVAGSRLLVCTNDDEEELLREEVMSDLTTLLNSVDKSGKGVCVQASTLGSLEALLEFLRVSKIPVSGINIGPVYKRDVMRCATMLEKARELACILCFDVSVDKEAERLAEELGVKLFTADIIYHLFDRFMAYRAEIMENKKRDAAGTAVWPCRLRTIAAFAKRDPIILGCDIIDGSLRIGTPLCVVKVDSATRKKEVIPIGRVTSLEINHKSRDVVLKKDVGAGVAVRIEPNLNDAPKMFGRHLDESDEIYSQISRASIDALKDHFWEGVTIEEKRLIKHLKGLLDIP; from the coding sequence ATGGGGAAGAAAAAGGGCAGCAGGCGTGACGAAGACGACCCCTTCGCGGATTTAGGCGAGGATGTCTCGCAAAACAATGAAAAAGCTGCTCAAGAATCAGAAATCCCAGCCGAAAAGGAGGAAGAGCCAGCTGTAGAGCCACAGACTGGCGCTCCTAATGATCATCAGGATCCCAGCAAAGAGGCTGAGGCACCCGTCGAAGTGCCCAGGATCCTGACAAAGAAGGAAAAAGAGCGGCTCAAAAAGGAGCGCGAAAAGGAAAAGAAAAAGGCACAGGCTGCACAGAAGAAGGCTGTTCAACAAAAGCAGGCACCGGCCGAGCAGGAAGACACAAAAGAAGCCACGGCGACAGAGGAATCAAATATGCCCGCCACGGAAGAGCAGgatgaggaggaggaaggTGATGGTGCTGAAGCTCCGACTTCCGCTGCTGATAAGAaaaagaagaagaagaagaagaaagCTGCGGAgcctgcacctgcgccacgtAAAGCGCCCAATGCGGCTATTGCTGCTTTACAGGCTCGTCTTGCTGCACAGAAAAAGgcggaagaagaagagcgcGCCAGAGAGGAAGAGCGACTTCGTCTTATAGAAGAAGAAGAAcgcaaggagcgcgaggaggaagaaCGGAAAGAAGCCGAGCGTATTCGGCGCAAGGAGAAAGAGAAAGCGAAGCGTGAGCAACTGCGTAAAGAAGGCAAGCTCTTGACGCCCAAGCAAAAGGCTGAACTCAAGATCGCTGAGGCGCGCAAGGCTGCCCTTCTTGCTAGCGGAAACATTTCGATCGCTGCGAAGCAAGGCACTGACTCTGAAAAGCCTCGTCGACCAACGCATgacaagaagaagaaaCCTCAAAAGAAAGAGCCTGAGCCCGAGACCGCCAAAGAACCCGCCGTGGAACCCGCAGAAGAAGCAGCAAAGGAAGCAGAGGTGGATAAGGTTCAGCCCGAGTCAaatgatgacgacgccgtcAAGGACGACTGGGATGCGGAATCAGATAACGTTAAGGATGATTGGGAGGAGGAGAGTGAAGAAGAGCCAGAGCCCTCAAAAGAGCCAGCCAATGAGCCCGCCGAGCAGCCTTCGAAGGAACCTGCGAAAGAGCCGGTCGGGAAAGCCCCTACGAAGACGGCTTCTGAGGCCCATGAAAGCAGTGACAGCGATGAAGATGGCagtgatgacgacgaggacatGTCGACGGCACAGCGTATGGCACTGGACCGTCGTCATACTGCCGAACAGCGCCGTAAGGAGCGCACAGAAAAGGCCTTGGCTGAACGCAGTGCGGACAATCTTCGCAGTCCTATCTGCTGTATTTTAGGTCACGTCGACACAGGCAAAACCAAACTGCTGGACAAGGTGCGCCAAACGAGTGTACAGGAGGGCGAAGCTGGCGGTATTACGCAGCAGATCGGTGCTACCTACTTCCCTGTGGAAGCGCTGCGTGAAAAGACCATGGTGCTGAACAAGGGCAACTTTGACTTCAAAGTACCAGGTCTGTTAATCATTGATACGCCAGGACACGAGTCGTTCACGAATTTGCGTTCGCGTGGTAGCTCTCTGTGTAATATTGCGATTCTTGTCGTGGATATTATGCACGgtctcgaggcgcagacGCTAGAGAGTATCCGTCTGCTCCGTGACCGCAAGACTCCCTTCATCGTCGCCCTGAATAAGGTCGATCGTTTGTATGACTGGAAGCCGACGCCCAACAATGCATTCCAGGACTCGCTGGCCCAACAGCCAGTGCACACACAAAAAGAGTTTGAGGAGCGTGCTTCCAAGGTCATGCTGGCATTTGCTGAGCAGGGCCTGAATGCTGAATTGTACTACAAGAACAAGAGCATGGGTCGTTACgtctcgctcgtgccgaCGTCGGCCCTGTCGGGTGAGGGTGTACCTGACATGCTGCAACTGCTCGTCTCGCTCACACAGACACGTATGAGCCAGAGTCTTATGTACCTTTCGGAACTCGAGTGTACCGTGCTCGAAGTCAAGGTTGTTGAAGGTCTTGGTACGACAATCGATGTGGTCCTATCGAATGGTGTGCTCCGTGAGAGCGATAAAATTGTTGTATGTGGTCTAAATGGCCCGATTGTAACACAAGTGCGCGCCCTACTCACGCCGCAACCACTCAAAGAACTGCGTGTGCGTAGTTCGTACGTGCATCACAAGGAGGTGAGGGCCTCGTTGGGTGTCAAGATTGCTGCGCCCGATCTTGACAAAGCTGTGGCTGGCTCGCGTCTACTCGTGTGTACCAATGATGATGAAGAGGAATTGCTTCGTGAAGAGGTGATGAGCGATCTTACAACGCTGCTTAATTCGGTTGACAAGAGCGGGAAGGGTGTGTGTGTGCAGGCATCGACACTGGGCTCGCTCGAGGCGTTGCTAGAATTCCTGCGCGTGAGTAAGATTCCTGTGAGTGGTATCAATATAGGCCCCGTTTACAAGCGCGATGTAATGCGGTGTGCCACGATGCTCGAAAAGGCGCGCGAATTGGCCTGTATTTTGTGTTTCGATGTGTCGGTGGACAAGGAAGCAGAACGATTAGCTGAAGAGCTCGGCGTCAAGCTGTTCACGGCCGATATTATTTACCACCTATTTGACCGCTTTATGGCATACAGAGCGGAAATTATGGAGAACAAGAAGCGTGATGCTGCTGGCACGGCTGTGTGGCCATGTCGTCTGCGCACGATTGCTGCATTCGCCAAGCGTGATCCTATTATTCTTGGCTGCGACATTATCGACGGCTCGTTGCGTATCGGCACGCCGTTGTGTGTGGTCAAGGTTGATTCAGCAACGCGCAAAAAAGAGGTCATTCCGATTGGACGCGTCACATCTCTCGAAATCAATCATAAGAGTCGTGATGTCGTGCTGAAGAAGGACGTGGGTGCCGGTGTGGCCGTGCGTATTGAGCCCAACCTGAATGATGCGCCCAAAATGTTTGGCCGCCATCTCGACGAAAGCGACGAGATCTACTCCCAAATTAGTCGTGCCTCTATCGATGCACTCAAGGACCACTTCTGGGAAGGCGTGACCATCGAAGAGAAGCGGCTCATCAAGCACCTCAAAGGCCTGCTTGACATTCCGTAG